The window CACAATGGTCTCACTGTTTGGTGGTAGTGATTGGTTGTGTGATTGTGTGGTGACAGTAGAGTGATTTGGTAATTCTGGTTGTGTTGTGAGTGGTAGCAATAAGTGTAATGTAAGCATGTAACTTAGTTTTGAATTCTAATATAAATTCTGAATTATATTTACAGAATGGAATCTGAAACTGTTAATGAACACATTGATGATGATTTAAATGAAACAATGCCACTTATACCAGAAGAGACTGACAATgaggataataataataatgatagagcaagttttttatgttgttttaactagaaaacaacttttttttttatggtattGGAATATCCCTTTCATTGtggaatattttctttattattatttgagagaaaaaatcatGGGCATAAACTATCATTCTTCCTTGATTTCAGATTTTCTACGGTGtcagtttttaattgtgatgTATGCGCAGGAATATGGAGGCAAATGCAGCTTCACACGATCATGAGGATCAAGATGAATATGTTTTGCTTAACTTGGATGGTGTTTCTGACCTAATTGACATTCCACCAAATGCAAAGTATGTTCTTACTGTAAGTTCCCCAACCCTATCAAATTCATCAACTATGTAAAGTTTCAACACCAGAccattattcttcttcttctttgataagaatgattatttatcttgATTCATGTGCTATTACCATACTGCTTACACTGCTAAGCTTTCTATATTCTGTTTTGACTTCTGGACTGATTTAACTGTGTATTTAGAAATGGTGAACTTTTTTCATTCCGTTAATCATACTATAAATGCTAGACAAGCACTTCAACTTCTAATGTCACTATTgggttctctcttttctttttccttttccgtCACCAGCATTGTTCTGATTCTGACAATTCTTCATCCATAAGTTACCTTTTTATTGACTTATTTTATCCTACCTTAGTAAAgtattcttatattatttattgttaatgATAGGGCCTTGATACATTAAACCCAGTACTGATCATTGATGACAAATTCAAGCTGGTAATTGCCTACTGTAACATTCCAtgtgcttttatgatttttattagtGGAAATTTTTGGggttaaatgatatttttgtgcTCTCATGTGAATCTGTTGAAgctatatattttatgaattttattcatttgtttagATTTATGTTTTTTCAATGCTATATCTTGGATTAGgcagataattttaattttgtatttcagCTAGATGTTCAAACAGGTTAAAGTTGCTTCTATcaattatggttattttttcgtttgataattttaattatagatGGCAATTCAAGTTGCCTCCCTCTCCCCCCGTCTTCTCTGAACACATGATGATCATATGAGGATTGTTATGCTTTGTTGTGGTCTACAGATTGGAGAATATGAGGAGACAATTGGCACATGCATTGCTTTTACAGAACAAGGTGAGTTACAGTTAATACAGAATAAGTCTGATTAAAGAAAGTAGGTCTTGGAAACAAGAATTATGTCTCACTTGTCAGGATACTCCGAccttttttgttgttaaatGTTGAAGAGTCAATGCTTTTATGCTTGTGTCATTGTAAGAGATAACTGATTGCCAAAGCTGATTCTTCTGCATTTCCTCCAAGTAACAGATTTACAATGTCTATATTCCTGTCTTCATTGAGATAGAagaatcttgatttttttttttactaaatgttgTTATCTATATTTATCCCGGTAAAGTTAATTTCTCGCAGCTTCTTTATCTGTTGGCATGTTTAGTAGCACCCATTAGTATACCTGTAATAGTTCACTTAACTGTGGTCTATATGAAAGTTGGAATTGCTGCTTCTCCATTCATGATGCTGTTAAGAGTCTCAAACAGACTCTAAAATAAACTTGTAGAAGATTTAGCCAATGAGGAATATCCTCTAATCTTTGTTTTTTCCTAGCTGCCAATTGCCATAGCTAACCTTTAATCACTCAATAATGATGCCTTTCAAATTGTTAAGATATTCATGTTATATGGAAGATATGCGTTTTTGGAActacttttaatttcatttccTTCCCACTTACATGAACTGCTTAAAATAAGTTGTTTGATAAAGCACCCCTTTGTGCAGAAGCCGCTGTGGTTCATGAAGAGACTGGACCATCTGAAGTGAACATTTTCTCCGGAACAAGACTAATTGATTCAAGTCAAGCTCCAACAACGCAAGTGAAACCTGTGTGTCAGCTTCACAAGGTTCTCAAGTTTAAACTATCACCTGATTCTGAAATTCAGAACGTCACAGCTAAGGAGGCCAAATGAATTTAAAGCTTATGAGATCCTGGGAATTGATGTCAATTTGGGTGTATTTGTGTGTACCTTGGTGAACAATGACTTATTCCCTTAGATTTTCTTTTAGATATGTACAGAGAGCCTTTTTCAATATAGCTTACATTGTTCTTTGGTAGGTATACGTTTAAGGTACAGAGAGCCTTTTTCTGTATATCCCCCTTCATTTTTAACTAATACGTGGCATTCAATATAGtattatattttagaatatatGAAAGTTCCAACTTGCCAATCGTATTAAGTATTTGCCAAGTGCCTGCCAAAAATCATGCCTTACATGCTAAGCAAACTAAACTAGCCTATGAAACCAGCCGACAAAGGTTAAATTGTACTTGTTTTTAGTGGATAAGTTTGCCCGATGAACCTCCAATTATAATTTAGGGGACCAATGTTATtaccaaaatttgaaaaagaataaaagatctGGATATGATTAAAATATCTATAATCTATTTGTAATGAAATTGCAAAATCATTCCCAATATCTTCTGTTTGTAACGTGGTCTCAAAATCATTCTTAAGATTTTGAAGGAGGGTTGGATTTTTGTCACGGGTTTGTACAGATTACAAAGGCCAGAAAGTAGACATGTAGACATGGCAATGGGACGGGTTGGGTACGGATATTGTCTCCCCAATCCCTTATCCCCACTCCTCAACATATCCCCATATGTGTACCCCATATCTGTACCTGATACCCGACAGGTTTGAGTTTATTGTCtccatttagaaaaatatttttttttgtaaaaaaatattaaaaatttgattttagaaaaaaataaattgattgttaaacatttatttttaactacttatatatccataaatttattataacgcGTGTGTCtacataaatagttaagaaaataatattaaattatgtaaaaattctaaaataaaattaactagtaataaaaattatatgccttttaattaaattatgtaaaaattctaaagattttaagtggCGGGGCGAGTTCGAGTTCGAGACGGGTCTAGTAATCTCATATCCGTACTCGTACTTGACTTTTGATTATCGGGGAAATCCGAACCCGAACCCATACCCGGTCAATTCAAATATTACCCGTCAAAGTCGAGACAGATTCGGACAGGTACCCACGGGTATGAATTTTCTTGTCATATCTACCAGAAATGCCACCCAAGTCAAGTAGTCTAGAAGACTAGGTGTAGCCATGTGACGAATTTATTCCCTTACCGTCTTTTTGGTGATGTATGACTTTATTCatagagaaaatttaattacaaaaacgcGTAAACTGcgttatcattaaattattcatataatatttGCCTAGGGTAAGTGAATTGTTAGCATTTTGCTTGCTTTTAAATGCATTGTGATTaagacaaaaatttattagtaaGAATTGAAGCCagtgtgaaaagaaatttataataatttactctGATATCAACAAATTgagttagaataaaaatatttaagagtaatgataatgaaaatattactaaattaggaatttttgaataaaaatatagatatagGTGGTTGTCCTGTTTAtacaatttaaaatgaaaaagactAATTAACCTCTTAAGGTATCAAAATTCATTTAAAGAAATAACCTATCTCAACATGTATTTTCATACACTAATATCTTGTTTGGTTCTATATTTCAAATGTAGTTTTCAAAAGCTAATAGTTATATAGCTTTCATATTTCAAATATGATTCTTCTATTTTCAACGAATTTTCAAATACGCTAAAAGATTTGTAGATCGAAGTTTAATCATATGCTTATAGAAGGTAGGTATCTATTGACTATATTACACTATATTGATAGAGGTAACCAAGGTTTGCTGAAGGATGAAATTAACCTAGTATATTTCTATACGTtcacattgaaaataaaaattaaattcgtatttaatattattcaattggaAGACTGGAAGGTTTGAAATTCGAATTTAGATTGTGATTGGCAAATGCCCCCTCCATGCCTTGTGTGTCCTGTACTAAATATCCTTACTTGCTAAGGCATCTATACTTCCTTTTTTGATTAATAAGGCATCTATAGTTCTATACTTATATTCAAATTTGAATCAAGATGTTAGGTAGCATTGACTATCTAGCTGGTAGCATATGGACAATTTGTGGCTTTGAACTGTGGTATTAGAAAAAGAGTGATGCCCCTATATAATTGTCACATTTAAGCATTATATATCATGCAGATGGGGCATGTGActctgtttcttttcttttcttttttcctttaacGACTTTGTGTTCACTATTTTTTGTGACtttcttctattattttgtACCCTTTAAtgtcaacaactccattttcaaatttgaatgatatttcaaatagcttataaaaaataacatttccaatattattttgaaaattacattGAGGATGGATGACTGTATTCGATACTTTTcttgttgattaaaaaaatagtattttaatttatgataaatattttatatctattgttttaattatataattccttttaaaatttattagatgtTGGTTTTTGAAATAGAGTGTTTACATTGTagagattaaattttaaaatttcacataAACATATAATGTTTTTGGTAGGTTcacacaaatatataataataatgcaaaAGTATTTTCTATTTACTTTATGACGTTattatatgacttttaaattgcattattttttaaattttcttattaaactCATAGAATTcctataaaacatttttgtagcACCGATGTATGAGTATTATGTATTTAACTTGAATTTCTGAAAGacctattattaaaatataaaagtggagaagaataggctaataatattttatttttttgcactcAAAATATTTCTATACGTAGAGTTCACTCCTTAAGGACCCAACTATTACTGACAGTATCAGATCAGGCTTTGTCGGTATTGAAAAATAGTTGAAGTTTGAATTTGCAATTTAAGctttaaaaatcaaaccaaacattaAATGCGTAACACATTCGAATTTGTCATtgaattatgattaaattattttttgatgcaTATGATTAAATTGTTTGATTCATCAAAACGTTGCTTATGACTTTCTGATCTTCTATCCTTTGATTTGTTTATCTTTTCCtgcaaagattttttaaaatagccGGATTTGAGGTTCTGTTCAACCCCAATATCTGGTGTTGACCTTTGAAAGAtggcaattttaattttcaattcacAAGAAAAATTCACAGGGGCTAGCAATCTAACACAAGCACTGATTTGATATGTTTGTTTTGCACATGAAATTTAAGGAATAATAGCTTTTGCAAGCATTAGAGTAGTTCTACCTACTTTCAGCACAATGGTTTAGTTTTATGAATATAGATATGTATAAATCTAACATTCTCCTTATATCATTTACTGAATCTGTGATCTTATTATTATCTATCCAAATGAAATTGGCCatctaattatatttatagttaACCACTGGTAATTAAAGTGcatttaaaaatactaatatttatttttgagtaCCGATATTTATCCACCTCAAAATAGGTGAATAGAAagatagaagagaaaaagaaagtacTAGTAATGCatataatagaaaaacaaaagtgataagaaaaaatagagTGACATTGAGATGtaagagaaaagaaatgaaaatttagtgtttttttttgtttaataaaaaatacttatatttaaaGTTGTGTAATAAGTGTATATGATTCGCTAATACTACAATttgtctattttaatttaatagataaataatgTCCTTATTTTTTAATCGAACCAAAAAATGTCTCAATTTAACTCTAATCTTCCAAATAtagttattagttaaaaaaaaaaaaaacttctctaACTATAGTTGGCTATTTTAGGATACAAACTCAAAAATccatcagtaaaaaaaaactcaaaaattcaaatattgaaGATAAAATCCACTTGAGATCACGGTCTATTTCAAGTGTAACTAACCACAATTGgaatgaatataaataatttgattatggTCATATACAAAGATCTAaagttatattttcaatttattctccatttataatttcttaaccTTTACGGAAGCTTCGTAGTTGTTCATATTACTAATCAAATGCATGTGATCTTGTTTgagaaatgtcatttttttttaattagtttaacgTGCGGGTGGTTGGGGGAGGATCATGTATTCATGTtacaagttaaaattttaattttacaataatcaAATAGTAATCACTTGCCAATTGATGTTACTATGTGGATTTAAATGTAAGtatttaatttgcttatgacCAGTACTATATCATTAGacgtttgaaaaaaaaaagtcacaaattaaaaaagtatagagaatgctttattatatataaaaaattaaatacacagtataattttttaaaactattatctaataataaattatctgcctaaataaatatcatatataatatttataaagtatCTTAGAAGCAAATTCTATTAACTAAGTTgattctaaaattataaatataaacattttaatttatactttttcaataaaacctttttttaattcatagttTAGTATCTTACATGGAATGCACCATACAGGGATCTTTTTGCTTTATTTGCGCAAAAGAAAGTGTTCATGATCATAtcctatcaattttattttttttgctgaataagAACATATCCTATCATACTCTCTCATCACCCAAAAGCCAGGTTCATTAGTGGATACTTagtaaactaaattttaaatgtatttttttattaattttaaacatattctttatttttgtaatacatcctgtctatatataaaaaaaatttcacttcCTTCTTATAAGACTctgcttaaattatttttttcattaattgttttttaatcaaatatcttttactattttacaagttttgtagttaattaatacacaataatactataaattaatatgataaaaacattCTCTCCCTTGTCAGAATTAGAGAGGTGACTATAAAcaggtaaaaataataattaaataaaaagaatgagATGATGAGTTTCACTAATtgttagttttgaaaaaaataatataattgttgataaatttaatattattatactaaCAAATTTCCTTAAATAAGTTATtcataaacaagaaaaaaaaaacatgtttgattaaaaatatgttatgatGACTAAGTGTAATTAAATATCAAAGAactaatttcataattaattaaaaaaaatcaaaacttggGAGATTATTTCATGTTCAAGTAGGTATCAAAGCTTCTTATTATAAtgagtataaaaaaaacttaacataAACTTAAGTCTATAAATTAAAGAAGtctaattcatttaattttttggatactaattcttacatataaaaaaatcttaaatttacaAACTTCAATCCTCTACaaaattacttcaaaataaaGTTTGTCTATTTTAACTCACATGCAATTAATGGGTTTGCTGACGTGTTGGCATGGAAAATTGCCACGCGTAATCAACTCGACGACAAAACATAGATGGAATCTAGGCAGCAGGTACCACCAAAACAGCGCTCTGCTTTTTCCCCACTTTTGAATTTCATGCATCCACACACTCACATCAAATTCCACAATTTCTGATTCCTCTCTCTCACTCTAATCtaatgttttcttttcataCACACAGAGTCAGACTCAAACATTCATTCAAGACAGTGCACAAAAAGCTTATGCTACCTATCCCCCCTAGGCCCAGGAACTAGGAACTAGGAAAATGCCCCATtcacaaaaaccctaataaCTAACCTTTTTCAGACCCACCAAACCAATCACTACCCTCAattcccctctttacttattcCCTCCCAAACATCAATCTCTTTCGATTTTTCTCCTAAAGCTACTTCCTTTCGCCTTTTTTCTCTTCTGGGTACACCTTCACCACTTCCTTTCTTTTCCCTCTTTGGTTCAAATCACGTTCTTCCGTTCTGATCTCAAACACCCAccttttttgtttctcaaatTGTTTTCCACCAGTTTCGTGCTCAATCCGTCAGATCAGTGTTCACTGTttgttgattttgaattttgatctaatTAGTGTTTGTTTGGTTGCACAAATTCACTCTTTTTTACCTAAGGGGGTGTGTTTTTCTGTGTCGTATAAATTTGAAGGATAAGAAGATCCTCTTTTGATCTTCGAATTTGCACGGTGTTTTTGTGGGGTGTGTGATTAGTTCTCTTCTGATGTTTTATTTCCAATCACGGTTTCAATTATCACCTGCTAATTATCTATCATCTAGACCTCCTTTCTCCTACTCAATTTCCCATGTTTTTCTCCCCTCTGATGTGTTCTTCATATCCTGCTTCAATTGCCTGAGATTTCGTCTCAAAATTTGATGCTGTGATCCAAAGGGGGAGTTGCTGGTTGCTTTCACTGTGAATCTTTCTGCAGGTTCTTTGAATCACACATCTAGTTTTCTTTGGTGAGAAGTAAGaataagagaaagagagaattttTGAAGATGGGAGAGCGTTGTAGACATTTTTCCATTGAGGAATTGCCATCACATTTGGTTTTAGAAATTCTGTGCTCCGGCAGGCTCAGCGCAATGGACCTTGTTTGTTTAGAATTGACTTCCAAAACATTTGGTGGTAGTCATGGTTTGCACCCTTTCAAGTTCAAGTCCTTGGTTGCCTTTGCTGCATTTCAATTGTGTGCCTCCCATGTTACCTATGCAAGAATGGGTTTGAATTCTCAGAGGGAGTTGTATGATAGATGTGGAGGAAATTGGAAGCGAGTTTTGAGGTTCTTGCAGTCTGTGGAACAATCCTCTCAGATGGTCGAGACATCATCAGGCAATGTACTATTTcattatatcaaattattacttttgtttgcttttggtcaaaaagaaaaaagtattttccTGCGTGAATTATGAGTTGCCTCTTTTATTGAGTTCATTAGGCATGCAATGTTAGCGTCTAAaagtttttacattatcaaccagttagaaataatcttttatatgatttttaagatagctattattataaaattcagcAAATGTACTGTACACCACGATTTATGATTGGATAcagtataaaaaattttatactatCGGTGCatggattatttatttatttttattttgatcttacAAGAAGTATGTTTCTCAAGGGTGGGGATATTTTCATTTTGCTTTTGAATCCCAAGTTGTTTAAACAGAATCATATATTGCATGCTTTGGCCCCCTTTTTCTGTCATGGTCACTATTTTAACAAAATGTAATAATGCATTTGTAAAtaattagaacagaaaaacagaaaagggaATGAAGTTGGAGTTTTAAATGTTacgaaaataaatttcattgcACTGACAAACATTATAATGCTTTTTAACAAGTGGAagctttttattaaaaacattataacgatttttaaaaaacatatattataatttggatattttttattttttttacttgcatttttttagTCTTCTTACTGTCTTTTTGAAGGAAAAGTTGTGGAGTTGTAAATAATGATGAAAAACATGTTATTGGCAGATGCAAATAACAACTGGAAAGTATCACACCTTGTTGATCAGCAATTCTTCTGTCTATTCTTGTGGTTCTGGTTTGTGTGGTGTACTTGGTCAAGGGTCTGAAACAACACAGTGTGTAGCATTTACCCGGATTGATTTCCCACCTTTGGCACGAGTGGTTCACGTTTCAGCCTCCTTTAACCATGCAGCTTTTGTTATGCAATCTGGAGAGGTTAGTAGCAGCTAAACTTTTATTCAGTTAGTTATGAATATGAGCAATTTCTTAGGCCTTTGAATTTCGTTATACtgattgataaaaattattagcGGATGAAGTTAGATTAAGCCTGGGTAGAAGTGTGAAGAGGCTCATTGAATTTCCTAGTCTGTGTACTCTCTTCTACTTTACTAATCAAATGAGATGAACCATCATAGGTTACTGCTTATACTTGCTTAGGGAATGCCAGGAAGATATTTTGGTCATTATGTTAATTGGGTTTAAtagattataatttaattacgaCTATCAAGCTTGCTTCCGAACTTCCTTTTCGCTGTAATGGTTAAATGCTTGAATGTTACTTTTctggaaaaaaatgttagtaattGAAATAAACTGCAATGCTTCTTCTATTACTAATAAACAGTGATTGGGCTGCAGGTTGAATCTTTGTTAAGATCATATGTTCCAACAATATGCcacatctatttattttaataatgcaAAGAATAAGCTATGTAACCGGGATTTGGCTTTTGTCTAAAACTTTACATAGTAAAGTATAAGTGGGTAACATTCATGAAAGTCAGACTACTTGTACTATTCAAAATTCTACACTGttgattttttcatttaaatgttAACCACTTTACTCTCTAAAGTTCAGGGTGTAGACCTTTTTCCATACAACTGTTTGTCCACTTTACTCTCTAAAATCTAAATCACATGCATTTGGATCTTGTTCCTATAACTGGAATAGATTGAACTTTGTAATgttattaaaattgttaaaagaaGGGTATCAACAAGTAGTTTAACTATTTCTAATATCTCTCAGAGCAAATAATGATGTTCATCTGGTTTTCAGTTTCTGGAGagataattcaaatatttggaaatgatgtaTGCAATACTTACACTCATTAATGTTCATGTATAGTTTTGTTGCTTAAATAGTAAAACTTGACCccaaattttttatgatttataaaaaCTCTAAATATAATCCATAGATTTTTCTGCATGTTCCAGACTGATAATTCGAATCCATTGTTGCTTTGTTTTACTGGAACAAAAAACTATGGTTGGagattgtaaaataattaataattcatttttgaCTGATGCAGGTATTCACATGTGGAGATAATTCATCTTCTTGCTGTGGGCATAGAGATACAACCCGACCAATTTTCAGGCCACGCCTTGTTGAATCCCTGAAGGGAATTCCCTGCAAACAAGTATGCAAATcatcaataatattatttacagaTGATAATTGTTGGCTGAGTTGACCTTTTATATGTTAATCTCATTGGATGACTAGTGTCTCTCTTGTCTAAAGAATGAATACTTCATCCTAAACTCACTTTGCTTCTGTTATCTATAAGCTTTTTTGCCTTGCAATATGATTTGACCTTAGTCTGATGTATTTCAAGATACATGATCTAGTTTTTCCCTGAAGTCTGCAGtaaagcatttttttatattttaatttcataccTAGTTTATCAGGGTTCTTATTTCTTTGACAAAAATGATTTGAATACATTTGAGACATTATGAGTTGTATCAAGTTACACAACAGCAAATCTTTTGTCGAGTCCCAACAACTGTCCATGCTGATATATGGGCATAAGATGTTCGACCAGTTTGCTGAGATGTGCTGTTTTCTAGTCACACTATTCCAATTTCATTGGATGTACATGAAATGCTAACTCttcaattctcaatttttttattgttccatGAAGTTTGTTTCAGTAAGATCCCCTTTAAAAGATATTGAAGTACATAAGTGTCTCAGGTTGCAGCGGGGCTTAACTTCACAGTCTTCCTCACCAGAAAAGGTCATGTTTATACATGTGGAACCAACACACATGGCCAACTTGGTCATGGCGACACTCAGGACAGACCAACCCCCAAAATGATTGAAGTCCTTAGCTCTGTTGTTCAGATTGCTGCGGGACCAAGCTATATCTTATCCGTAACAGAAAACGGGACAGTATATTCCTTTGGATCAGGTGCTAATTTCTGTCTTGGCCATGGTGAGCAGCATGATGAGTTGCAGCCACGTGCTATACAGAAATTCAGAAGGAAAGGTATTCATATTGTCCGTGTATCTGCTGGGGATGAGCATGCAGTGGCACTTGATTCAAATGGATATGTGAGTTTTCATTGAATAagatatattttcaattttatttgctATCATTGGTTTGAATTATTTAAGGGATTGTGGGAATTACTATTACGattttgttattgatgatccaGGTATATACATGGGGCAAGGGATACTGTGGTGCTTTAGGCCATGGGGATGAGATTGAGAAGACAACTCCAGAGTTGTTGACTAGTCTCAAGAATCAATTGGTTGTTCaggtattattatatatttatatccaTAAGCTTGGTTAATCTGTGTTGAGAACAAATAGTTTACAATAAGAAAATGTACTAATTGCAATTTGGTTTTCTAGATCAAGTCTTTGTTGTGATGAGCTTGCATGCATAGTCCTATCATATTCATAGTGTAAGTAAGTGCTTATCGTTTGTTACTTGTAGGTCTGTGCAAGGAAGAGGAAAACATTTGTTCTAGTTGATTCTGGTTCAGTCTATGGCTTTGGCTCCATGGGATTCGGCAGCCTCGGATTCCTCGATAGAAGGGTATCTGATAAAGTATTGAAACCTAGAATCTTAGATACCTTGAGAACTCATCATGTTTCTCAAATTAGCACTGGCTTGTACCACACTGTGGTGATCACTAGCAGGGGACAGATATTTGGCTTTGGAGACAATGAAAGAGCACAACTTGGTCATGACACATTAAGAAGCTGCCTTGAGCCCACTGAAATTTTCATTAAAGATGTATCTGAAGATGTAGAAAGCATCTGAGGCTCCAAAAGCAATCACCTCTTTTTATTTGTGGTTCTGCTATACCGCATTGATCACTACTACTGTTAAAGTTTACTGTTCTATTTTATAGTacgttataattatattatagttattaagaataataaatataacatgCAACATTGTCACCATTTTTCAATAGggtatgattttattttgttgagaagATTTGGAACTCCTTTTCTGGTTTGTTagcttttaatttgatttaattatctatttagTTCCTATATATTTCAAACTTATCTATTTTACTCCATATAATTAATAGACGgattttttagttcttacatTTCCGTTTACAAAAGATTctaattgttaaaattttttttaatcaacggaattaaaaaaatttaacagaaGTAAccttttgagaattaaaatataaattttaaaaactaaaaaatttacttattaaattttaagactaaaaaattcacttattaattataaagattaaaagagataaatttaaaaactataacaactaaatagataattaaactcttttaattttattaatgaatgaCGAACTGTGTTATTAGTCCTTCAAATGGACACGTATTGTCTTTGCATAATATCCTAAACGAACTTGTCTTTGCAGAATTCgctatatataaaagtattgtACAGTCCTGAAAAAatcaaagattaaattattagtttagtctatttatttatttaattagttgaatttgattattgtattaaaatgtttaatttgattttttaattttttaa of the Glycine max cultivar Williams 82 chromosome 13, Glycine_max_v4.0, whole genome shotgun sequence genome contains:
- the LOC100782116 gene encoding general transcription factor 3C polypeptide 6 isoform X1; protein product: MEANAASHDHEDQDEYVLLNLDGVSDLIDIPPNAKYVLTGLDTLNPVLIIDDKFKLIGEYEETIGTCIAFTEQEAAVVHEETGPSEVNIFSGTRLIDSSQAPTTQVKPVCQLHKVLKFKLSPDSEIQNVTAKEAK
- the LOC100782116 gene encoding uncharacterized protein isoform X3, with the translated sequence MEANAASHDHEDQDEYVLLNLDGVSDLIDIPPNAKYVLTIGEYEETIGTCIAFTEQEAAVVHEETGPSEVNIFSGTRLIDSSQAPTTQVKPVCQLHKVLKFKLSPDSEIQNVTAKEAK
- the LOC100782116 gene encoding uncharacterized protein isoform X4, with amino-acid sequence MEANAASHDHEDQDEYVLLNLDGVSDLIDIPPNAKYVLTIGEYEETIGTCIAFTEQAAVVHEETGPSEVNIFSGTRLIDSSQAPTTQVKPVCQLHKVLKFKLSPDSEIQNVTAKEAK
- the LOC100782116 gene encoding general transcription factor 3C polypeptide 6 isoform X2; the encoded protein is MEANAASHDHEDQDEYVLLNLDGVSDLIDIPPNAKYVLTGLDTLNPVLIIDDKFKLIGEYEETIGTCIAFTEQAAVVHEETGPSEVNIFSGTRLIDSSQAPTTQVKPVCQLHKVLKFKLSPDSEIQNVTAKEAK
- the LOC100782653 gene encoding PH, RCC1 and FYVE domains-containing protein 1, with the translated sequence MGERCRHFSIEELPSHLVLEILCSGRLSAMDLVCLELTSKTFGGSHGLHPFKFKSLVAFAAFQLCASHVTYARMGLNSQRELYDRCGGNWKRVLRFLQSVEQSSQMVETSSGNMQITTGKYHTLLISNSSVYSCGSGLCGVLGQGSETTQCVAFTRIDFPPLARVVHVSASFNHAAFVMQSGEVFTCGDNSSSCCGHRDTTRPIFRPRLVESLKGIPCKQVAAGLNFTVFLTRKGHVYTCGTNTHGQLGHGDTQDRPTPKMIEVLSSVVQIAAGPSYILSVTENGTVYSFGSGANFCLGHGEQHDELQPRAIQKFRRKGIHIVRVSAGDEHAVALDSNGYVYTWGKGYCGALGHGDEIEKTTPELLTSLKNQLVVQVCARKRKTFVLVDSGSVYGFGSMGFGSLGFLDRRVSDKVLKPRILDTLRTHHVSQISTGLYHTVVITSRGQIFGFGDNERAQLGHDTLRSCLEPTEIFIKDVSEDVESI